A genomic segment from Glycine soja cultivar W05 chromosome 20, ASM419377v2, whole genome shotgun sequence encodes:
- the LOC114401819 gene encoding AT-hook motif nuclear-localized protein 19-like, translating to MTNNSMAISTSQNSVSFDLDLTSSWLNHTSSSSQCPRCPPSPATNKPLENLPLTNPPTKKPHGRPAGSKNKPKITPFLVAQPVEPCMKVIIVNVTPSSDIIESILDVAHRGHVSLTVLSASGTITGVTLNNSSHGVDALTLRGPFTLLSLNGSYLYNNHYALHPGATPAPPLSFGISFSTSQGQVFGGAIGGRVIADNDVSLTICTFKNPVMYKYASRDKERDRGDNDNNNNYNNNYIF from the coding sequence ATGACCAACAATTCCATGGCAATCTCAACCTCTCAGAACTCCGTCTCCTTCGACTTAGACTTGACATCCTCTTGGCTCAACCACACTAGCTCCTCCTCCCAGTGCCCTCGTTGTCCACCATCACCAGCTACAAACAAACCACTAGAGAATCTCCCTCTTACAAACCCACCCACCAAGAAGCCACATGGCAGGCCCGCAGGCTCCAAGAACAAGCCCAAGATCACCCCCTTCCTGGTGGCCCAACCTGTGGAACCCTGCATGAAGGTCATCATTGTCAATGTGACCCCGAGCAGCGATATCATTGAGTCCATTCTTGATGTTGCTCATCGAGGCCATGTTAGCCTCACTGTCCTTAGTGCCTCTGGAACGATCACCGGAGTAACCCTCAACAACTCTTCGCATGGTGTTGATGCCCTCACACTTCGCGGGCCCTTCACCTTGCTCTCCCTCAATGGCTCATACTTATATAACAACCACTACGCCCTTCACCCTGGAGCCACCCCTGCCCCTCCCTTATCATTTGGGATCAGCTTTTCCACCTCTCAAGGGCAAGTCTTTGGCGGTGCCATTGGTGGTAGAGTCATTGCCGATAATGATGTCAGCCTTACAATTTGCACCTTCAAGAACCCTGTGATGTACAAGTATGCTTCTAGAGACAAAGAAAGGGACAGGGGTGACAAtgataacaacaacaattataaCAATAACTATATCTTTTAA